The following coding sequences lie in one Phaenicophaeus curvirostris isolate KB17595 chromosome 5, BPBGC_Pcur_1.0, whole genome shotgun sequence genomic window:
- the TMEM62 gene encoding transmembrane protein 62, whose product MEKTKWIDIKGNHDSFNIPHLDSVQNYYRKYSAWRKDGSFHYIHTTSFGNYSFICMDATLSPGPKRPYNFFGILNMNQMKELSLMATESLHSNHTIWFGHFPTSTIISQDPGIRTLMSSATAYLCGHLHTLGGLMPVLHSQHRGGTLELELGDWKDNRRYRIFAFDHDLFSFADLTFEEWPVVLITNPKSFLYSSSAHEPLVKILHSTHIRILAFSPSFITSIEVYIDGVHLGSAHWVSGPLYVLKWSPQNYTEGFHRIEVAVQDASGRTSVRGHLFAMEKNLSLRFGFLQSFILLTDYYVLVRVLFGLIVLIQIAFLVIFRYLQKPALKEKPGLLTLTSYSLHVFTKTNIFYYSILVLNLYTILGPWFVGELIDGQVGACFSFGVFIGGSFLQGGLTFVVGILQMLFFNLPLMAYLCWCLLLRCQGHSFRSHLRHVRRLMAVLVHLTMGLLLAWQVYSCYFLQRTYGTLAFLLSPMRTWLVVLTSLLIYKTWTLKSSELRTYIAEMKTCQSS is encoded by the exons ATGGAGAAAACCAAGTGGATAGACATCAAAGGAAATCACG ATTCATTCAACATTCCACACCTGGATAGCGTTCAAAATTATTACAG GAAATACTCTGCCTGGCGTAAAGACGGCTCTTTCCATTACATCCACACCACCTCTTTTGGGAACTATTCATTCATCTGCATGGATGCCACGCTCAGCCCAGGCCCTAAGAGACCCTATAATTTCTTTGGGATTTTAAACATG AATCAAATGAAAGAGCTGTCTTTGATGGCAACAGAAAGTCTGCACAGCAATCATACTATCTGGTTTGGCCATTTTCCCACCTCAACAATCATCTCCCAAGACCCAGGAATACGAACATTAATGAG TTCTGCCACAGCCTATTTATGTGGACATCTCCATACACTGGGTGGGCTGATGCCAGTCTTGCACAGTCAACACCGTGGCGGGACTCTAGAACTTGAACTAGGTGACTGGAAGGATAATAGGAG GTACCGGATCTTTGCCTTTGATCACGACCTCTTTAGCTTTGCAGATCTTACCTTTGAAGAATGGCCTGTAGTTCTCATCACCAATCCCAAATCCTTCCTTTACAGCAGTTCTGCTCATGAACCACTAGTCAAAATTCTTCATTCCACTCATATCAG AATTCTggccttctctccttctttcattACCTCCATCGAAGTCTATATAGACGGAGTTCACTTGGGGAGTGCTCATTGGGTGTCTGGCCCTCTCTATGTACTGAAGTGGAGCCCACAAAACTACACTGAAGGGTTCCATCGCATAGAGGTTGCTGTCCAG GATGCTTCAGGAAGAACCAGTGTGCGGGGTCATTTATTtgctatggaaaaaaatctctctcttCGATTTGGCTTTTTGCAGTCTTTTATTCTTCTCACTGACTACTATGTTCTA GTTCGTGTGCTCTTTGGACTGATTGTGCTGATCCAGATTGCCTTCCTTGTTATTTTCAGATACCTCCAAAAGCCAGCACTCAAAG AAAAACCAGGATTACTTACTCTGACCTCGTATTCCCTTCATGTCTTcaccaaaacaaacattttttattactcAATTCTGGTTCTGAATTTATACACCATTCTGG GACCGTGGTTTGTAGGTGAACTGATAGATGGCCAGGTGGGGGcctgtttttcctttggagTGTTCATTGGTGGTTCCTTCTTACAGGGTGGTCTGACATTTGTGGTTGGGATTTTGCAG ATGTTGTTTTTCAACTTGCCATTAATGGCCTATCTGTGCTGGTGCCTGTTGCTGCGATGCCAGGGTCACAGCTTCCGTTCTCACCTCCGTCATGTCCGACGCCTCATGGCTGTGCTGGTTCACCTGACAATGGGTCTCCTCCTGGCCTGGCAGGTCTATTCCTGCTATTTCCTCCAGCGAACCTACGGGACCTTggctttcctcctctccccaatGAGAACATGGCTGGTGGTCCTGACTTCACTTCTAATTTATAAAACCTGGACGCTGAAATCATCTGAGCTCAGAACTTACATAGCAGAGATGAAAACTTGTCAGAGCTCCTGA
- the PTGR2 gene encoding prostaglandin reductase 2 isoform X2, with product MIIQRVVLNSRPGKNGVPVAENFRLEQSTIPDTIQAEQVRVRTLYLSVDPYMRCRMNEDTGSDYLLPWQLSEVADGGGVGVVEESKHENLAKGDFVVSFVWPWQTMAILDGSLLQKIVPQLVNGRLSYFLSAAGITGLTALLGIREKGHVTVGANQTMVVSGAAGACGSLAGQMNRNSHIILCGQISQYNKDVPYPPPLPPDIEKIQKERNITRERFLVLNYMDKQEASVLQLCQWIQEGKLKVRETMVEGLANIGAAFQSMMSGGNIGKQIVSVSK from the exons ATGATTATACAGAGAGTAGTGCTGAATTCACGCCCTG gtAAGAATGGAGTGCCAGTGGCTGAAAATTTCCGACTGGAACAAAGTACAATACCAGATACGATCCAAGCAGAACAAGTGCGTGTTAGAACCCTTTATCTTTCTGTGGACCCTTACATG CGCTGCCGAATGAATGAGGATACTGGCTCAGATTACCTCCTGCCCTGGCAGCTGTCTGAAGTTGCTGATGGTGGGGGTGTTGGGGTTGTGGAGGAGAGCAAGCATGAGAACCTTGCTAAAGGAGACTTCGTCGTCTCCTTCGTTTGGCCCTGGCAGACAATGGCAATTCTAGATGGAAGCTTGCTACAAAAG ATTGTTCCGCAACTTGTAAATGGACGCCTTTCCTACTTTCTTAGTGCAGCTGGCATCACGGGACTGACGGCACTGCTAGGTATAAGGGAGAAAGGGCATGTGACTGTGGGTGCAAATCAGACAATGGTGGTGAGTGGAGCAGCTGGTGCTTGCGGCTCTTTGGCTGGCCAG ATGAATCGGAACAGCCATATCATCCTGTGTGGACAGATTTCTCAGTATAACAAAGATGTGCCTTATCCTCCTCCGCTGCCTCCTGAcatagaaaaaatacagaaggaaagGAATATCACAAG agaaAGGTTCTTAGTGTTGAACTATATGGATAAACAAGAAGCAAGCGTATTACAACTCTGTCAGTGGATCCAAGAGGGTAAACTGAAG GTCAGAGAGACCATGGTAGAAGGCTTAGCAAACATCGGTG CTGCTTTCCAGTCCATGATGAGTGGAGGCAATATTGGAAAACAGATTGTCTCGGTTTCTAAGTAA
- the PTGR2 gene encoding prostaglandin reductase 2 isoform X1 — MIIQRVVLNSRPGKNGVPVAENFRLEQSTIPDTIQAEQVRVRTLYLSVDPYMRCRMNEDTGSDYLLPWQLSEVADGGGVGVVEESKHENLAKGDFVVSFVWPWQTMAILDGSLLQKIVPQLVNGRLSYFLSAAGITGLTALLGIREKGHVTVGANQTMVVSGAAGACGSLAGQIGRLEGCSRVVGIAGTDEKCSILVQEMGFDAAINYKKGNMAEQLCELCPSGVDVYFDNVGGDISDTVISQMNRNSHIILCGQISQYNKDVPYPPPLPPDIEKIQKERNITRERFLVLNYMDKQEASVLQLCQWIQEGKLKVRETMVEGLANIGAAFQSMMSGGNIGKQIVSVSK; from the exons ATGATTATACAGAGAGTAGTGCTGAATTCACGCCCTG gtAAGAATGGAGTGCCAGTGGCTGAAAATTTCCGACTGGAACAAAGTACAATACCAGATACGATCCAAGCAGAACAAGTGCGTGTTAGAACCCTTTATCTTTCTGTGGACCCTTACATG CGCTGCCGAATGAATGAGGATACTGGCTCAGATTACCTCCTGCCCTGGCAGCTGTCTGAAGTTGCTGATGGTGGGGGTGTTGGGGTTGTGGAGGAGAGCAAGCATGAGAACCTTGCTAAAGGAGACTTCGTCGTCTCCTTCGTTTGGCCCTGGCAGACAATGGCAATTCTAGATGGAAGCTTGCTACAAAAG ATTGTTCCGCAACTTGTAAATGGACGCCTTTCCTACTTTCTTAGTGCAGCTGGCATCACGGGACTGACGGCACTGCTAGGTATAAGGGAGAAAGGGCATGTGACTGTGGGTGCAAATCAGACAATGGTGGTGAGTGGAGCAGCTGGTGCTTGCGGCTCTTTGGCTGGCCAG ATTGGTCGCCTGGAGGGCTGCTCTAGAGTTGTGGGGATAGCTGGCACAGATGAAAAGTGCTCCATTTTGGTCCAAGAAATGGGGTTTGATGCTGCTATCAATTACAAGAAGGGGAACATGGCAGAGCAGCTATGTGAACTCTGCCCCAGTGGTGTGGATGTTTACTTTGACAATGTTGGTGGAGACATCAGTGATACAGTTATAAGTCAG ATGAATCGGAACAGCCATATCATCCTGTGTGGACAGATTTCTCAGTATAACAAAGATGTGCCTTATCCTCCTCCGCTGCCTCCTGAcatagaaaaaatacagaaggaaagGAATATCACAAG agaaAGGTTCTTAGTGTTGAACTATATGGATAAACAAGAAGCAAGCGTATTACAACTCTGTCAGTGGATCCAAGAGGGTAAACTGAAG GTCAGAGAGACCATGGTAGAAGGCTTAGCAAACATCGGTG CTGCTTTCCAGTCCATGATGAGTGGAGGCAATATTGGAAAACAGATTGTCTCGGTTTCTAAGTAA